In Marinitoga sp. 1197, the following proteins share a genomic window:
- a CDS encoding DMT family transporter produces MKKSIIYILLAAVLMGSTFPIQKIGLANTNPLIYVTLRFSIATIISFFIFKRGKFFYSFILGLVLSIGYISQIIGIKYTTATKAGFITSQYIILIPLFSYLIDKEKINKYQGLGFLFSIIGSYLLSGGINGFNLGDFLMILCAISFALHIVLITKFSKKINEKDLLTFQFLTVTIISFFTMLFFKIDFKISVLSFLTILYSAIIGSIIVIFLQLKYQKKIGSNLTAILFLVQPIFSAFLSFFILKEQVTLNQFAGSVILLFSILISSFKRI; encoded by the coding sequence ATGAAAAAATCTATTATATATATTTTATTAGCTGCTGTTTTAATGGGAAGTACCTTTCCAATACAAAAAATCGGGCTTGCAAATACAAACCCTTTAATTTATGTTACGTTAAGATTTTCAATAGCAACCATTATTTCTTTTTTTATTTTTAAAAGAGGAAAATTTTTTTATTCCTTCATCTTAGGATTAGTTTTATCTATTGGTTACATATCCCAAATAATTGGCATAAAATATACAACAGCAACAAAAGCAGGATTCATTACATCTCAATATATAATACTTATTCCATTGTTTTCTTATTTAATAGATAAAGAAAAAATTAATAAATATCAGGGATTGGGATTTTTATTTTCTATTATAGGTTCATATCTTTTATCTGGAGGTATAAATGGTTTTAATTTAGGGGATTTTTTAATGATATTATGTGCTATAAGTTTCGCATTACATATAGTTTTAATTACTAAATTCAGTAAAAAAATTAATGAAAAAGATTTATTAACCTTTCAATTTCTTACTGTAACTATAATTAGTTTTTTTACCATGCTCTTTTTCAAAATTGATTTTAAAATTTCAGTACTCTCTTTTTTAACAATTTTATATTCCGCAATTATCGGAAGTATTATAGTAATTTTTCTCCAATTGAAATATCAAAAAAAGATAGGAAGTAATTTGACTGCTATACTGTTTTTAGTTCAACCTATATTTTCAGCATTTTTGTCTTTTTTTATTTTAAAAGAACAAGTCACATTAAATCAATTTGCAGGTTCAGTAATATTATTATTTAGCATTTTAATTTCAAGTTTTAAAAGAATATAA
- a CDS encoding SHOCT domain-containing protein, with product MRGYAYPGYHTFGNFFGLGYGWYGLLELIILGMLIFAVFYFLFKNNTRKYQDYYIPKKQMYEKNEALKILNEKFVKGEINEETYIRKKKLIEN from the coding sequence ATGAGAGGTTATGCATATCCTGGATATCATACATTTGGAAATTTTTTTGGATTAGGTTATGGATGGTATGGGTTGTTGGAATTAATTATACTGGGTATGCTAATATTTGCAGTATTTTATTTTTTATTTAAAAATAACACTAGAAAATATCAAGATTATTATATTCCCAAAAAACAAATGTATGAAAAAAATGAAGCTCTAAAAATTTTAAATGAAAAATTTGTAAAAGGCGAAATTAACGAGGAAACATATATAAGAAAGAAAAAATTAATAGAAAATTGA